From Pontibacter actiniarum, a single genomic window includes:
- a CDS encoding ferredoxin--NADP reductase, with the protein MSSPYLNLKVVGITRETSDAATIHFEHPEKQAINYKPGQFLTLILPIEGKEIRRSYSLSSTPHEAPRLSVTVKRVEGGLMSNYLLDTLQVGQEVKVMEPIGNFCLTCAPANQRQVLLFGAGSGITPLMSILKAVLREEPNSRVTLLYGNRNEDSVIFKDKLQELETQYQGRLHVEYIYSQPTHDCDHRGRMNQSMVIKILERLQLARVQDGVYYMCGPEGMMEEVRHALDVLHVPADRIFRESFVSNKLLEQQQQAQQHGAVVSSDEDGEITTQTVTVIYEGSEYSFVVEPDQTILEAALEQDIDLPYSCQAGLCTACRGKCLSGKVHLDEREGLSDAEMEEGYTLNCVGHPLTPNVVIEIG; encoded by the coding sequence ATGAGTAGCCCTTACCTTAACCTGAAGGTGGTAGGCATCACCCGCGAAACGTCTGATGCCGCTACCATCCATTTTGAGCACCCTGAAAAACAAGCCATAAACTACAAGCCGGGCCAGTTCCTGACGCTAATCCTCCCGATCGAGGGCAAGGAAATCCGCCGCTCCTACTCCCTGAGCAGCACGCCGCACGAGGCGCCGCGCCTGTCGGTCACGGTAAAGCGCGTGGAAGGCGGCCTGATGTCCAACTACCTGCTCGACACACTGCAGGTAGGGCAGGAAGTAAAGGTGATGGAGCCAATCGGGAACTTCTGCCTGACCTGCGCACCGGCTAACCAGCGCCAGGTGCTGTTGTTCGGGGCCGGCAGCGGCATTACCCCGCTGATGTCCATTCTCAAAGCTGTGCTGCGGGAGGAGCCCAACAGCAGGGTGACTTTGCTGTACGGCAACCGCAACGAAGACTCGGTTATCTTCAAAGACAAACTGCAGGAGCTGGAGACCCAGTACCAGGGGCGCCTGCACGTGGAGTACATCTACAGCCAGCCCACCCACGACTGCGACCACCGCGGGCGCATGAACCAAAGTATGGTCATCAAGATTCTGGAGCGCCTGCAGCTGGCCAGGGTGCAGGACGGCGTGTACTACATGTGCGGCCCGGAGGGGATGATGGAGGAGGTGCGCCATGCGCTGGATGTGCTGCACGTGCCGGCAGACCGCATTTTCCGGGAGAGCTTTGTGAGCAACAAGCTGCTGGAGCAGCAACAGCAGGCGCAGCAGCACGGGGCAGTGGTATCCTCTGACGAGGACGGTGAAATAACCACCCAAACCGTTACCGTTATTTACGAGGGCTCGGAGTACAGTTTTGTCGTGGAGCCGGACCAGACCATTCTGGAGGCGGCCCTGGAGCAGGATATTGACCTGCCGTACTCCTGCCAGGCGGGCCTGTGTACAGCCTGCCGTGGCAAGTGCCTGAGCGGAAAGGTGCACCTGGATGAGCGTGAGGGACTTTCCGATGCTGAAATGGAAGAAGGCTACACCCTGAACTGCGTGGGCCACCCCCTAACGCCGAACGTGGTGATCGAGATCGGTTAG
- a CDS encoding HNH endonuclease: MLYKLTLKNCEKTVVVDDTTYDYIQNNAYLQQIEFLKHLRIHSNGYAFFQKNWPLKNGKYRNETIYLHKMIGEQMLEKPESDLKLYVHFKNGNKLDCRRENLEWAPLCKIVRNTSKTENKLGVRGVHKEAQKYRAIIHYNKQRINLGTFETLQEAALAYSKKSEELFGKTKSLKTFSKVLEEEEAAALS, from the coding sequence ATGCTGTACAAACTGACACTAAAAAACTGTGAAAAAACAGTGGTTGTAGATGACACTACCTACGACTACATCCAAAACAACGCGTATCTGCAACAAATTGAGTTTCTCAAGCACCTGCGCATCCACTCCAACGGCTACGCTTTCTTCCAGAAAAACTGGCCTCTCAAGAACGGCAAATACCGCAACGAGACCATTTACCTGCACAAAATGATCGGGGAGCAAATGCTCGAGAAGCCGGAAAGCGACCTGAAGCTGTACGTACACTTCAAGAACGGTAACAAACTCGACTGCCGCCGCGAAAACCTGGAATGGGCCCCACTCTGCAAGATCGTCCGCAACACCTCCAAAACAGAGAATAAACTCGGCGTTCGGGGAGTACACAAAGAAGCTCAGAAATACCGCGCCATCATCCACTACAACAAACAGCGCATCAACCTCGGCACCTTCGAAACGCTACAGGAAGCCGCCCTCGCCTACAGCAAGAAATCAGAAGAGCTTTTCGGGAAAACAAAGAGCCTGAAAACCTTCTCCAAGGTACTGGAAGAGGAAGAAGCAGCTGCTTTAAGCTAA
- a CDS encoding peptidoglycan DD-metalloendopeptidase family protein: MKHKEDLSALLSRHRHAFAPVLDADLNSAAVCRLDFTADNSLLQQTDLQDTDAFNAAVNQLLQQQQARIGVGGYMEDRFIYRRSRHFAVEAESRNLHLGVDVWLEAGTAVFAPLDATVHSFRDNDNFGDYGPTIILQHELEGLTFYTLYGHLSRTSLEGLQQGQPVRKGQKIAEVGPYPENGNWPPHLHFQVIADMEGKHGDFPGVATTAERSKYEQLCPNPNLILQCRHLPPFAETA, from the coding sequence ATGAAACATAAAGAAGACCTTAGCGCCCTGCTGAGCAGGCACCGCCATGCCTTTGCCCCCGTGCTGGACGCCGACCTGAACTCGGCCGCTGTTTGCCGGCTGGATTTCACGGCCGATAACTCCCTTCTGCAGCAGACAGACCTGCAGGATACCGATGCCTTTAACGCGGCGGTTAACCAACTTCTGCAGCAACAGCAGGCGCGTATCGGCGTGGGCGGGTACATGGAGGACCGTTTTATTTACCGCCGCAGCAGGCACTTTGCTGTAGAGGCCGAAAGCCGCAACCTGCACCTGGGTGTGGATGTCTGGCTGGAGGCCGGTACCGCCGTGTTCGCCCCCCTGGATGCCACTGTGCACAGCTTCCGCGACAACGACAACTTCGGCGACTATGGACCCACCATTATCCTGCAGCATGAGCTGGAGGGCCTCACGTTCTATACCCTCTATGGCCACCTCAGCCGCACCTCACTGGAGGGCCTGCAGCAGGGCCAGCCTGTTCGCAAAGGCCAGAAGATAGCCGAGGTCGGCCCGTACCCTGAAAACGGAAACTGGCCTCCGCACCTCCACTTCCAGGTTATAGCGGATATGGAGGGCAAGCACGGCGACTTCCCCGGCGTGGCCACGACAGCAGAGCGCAGCAAGTATGAGCAGCTCTGCCCCAACCCGAACCTTATCCTGCAGTGCCGCCACCTGCCTCCTTTTGCCGAAACCGCATAA
- a CDS encoding mechanosensitive ion channel family protein → MMLDIDSIREMVVNFAVLYGMKLLVALVILVVGTWIIRRLNKLIQNLMVRKGVDESLRPFLGSILNVTLWVLLIVLVIAQLGVEMTSFIAVLGSAGLAIGLALQGSLSNFAGGVLILTIKPFRVGDYIEAQGQGGTVHLINIFNTVLKTADNKTIYLPNGPLASTVVVNYSVEATRRVELLFTVSVHNDIGKVRSLIQELIAQDERVLQEPAPVIVVTNFAEHAITISTRIWCNRADYWALYWDMNEKAKAAFEQNNIAMPVPKREVFSFESGPSQPAVGA, encoded by the coding sequence ATGATGCTGGATATTGATTCTATCCGCGAAATGGTTGTAAACTTTGCTGTGCTCTACGGCATGAAACTGCTGGTGGCCCTGGTCATCCTGGTGGTTGGCACGTGGATCATCAGGCGTTTAAACAAGCTGATACAGAACCTAATGGTGCGCAAAGGCGTGGACGAGTCGCTGCGGCCGTTCCTGGGAAGCATTCTAAACGTTACGCTGTGGGTGCTGCTGATCGTGTTGGTCATCGCGCAGCTGGGCGTGGAGATGACCTCCTTTATAGCGGTGCTCGGCTCGGCCGGTCTGGCAATCGGCCTGGCCCTGCAGGGCAGCCTCTCCAACTTCGCAGGGGGCGTGCTCATCCTCACAATCAAGCCCTTCCGCGTCGGGGACTACATTGAAGCCCAGGGACAGGGCGGAACGGTGCACCTGATCAACATCTTTAACACCGTGCTGAAAACGGCCGACAATAAAACGATTTACCTGCCCAACGGCCCACTTGCCTCTACGGTGGTGGTCAACTACTCAGTAGAGGCCACCCGCCGCGTGGAGCTGCTTTTTACCGTGTCAGTCCATAACGACATCGGCAAAGTACGAAGCCTTATACAGGAGCTGATCGCCCAGGATGAGCGCGTGCTACAGGAGCCGGCACCGGTTATCGTGGTAACCAACTTTGCGGAGCATGCCATTACCATCAGCACCCGCATCTGGTGCAACCGCGCGGACTACTGGGCCCTTTACTGGGACATGAACGAGAAAGCAAAAGCAGCCTTCGAGCAAAACAACATTGCCATGCCGGTTCCGAAGCGGGAGGTCTTTTCCTTCGAAAGCGGCCCGTCACAGCCTGCTGTGGGCGCATAA